In one window of Deinococcus radiotolerans DNA:
- a CDS encoding Ig domain-containing protein has protein sequence MAHSRFAARRGLSVLLACALPVGALVACGQDLSGTSSTSARDALYFNERASGLPPVYLQEPYTAAIEVAGGAGPYTVRKIEGTLPPGLTLNGTTLSGTPSKAGTYTFTLEATDSTLSSKQKSYTVNVQELPPLSLALTLPSGQIRGETRVPVTISAPRSVRAARLTWTLPANVTVTRVQPEGGALVFWRQDGTRLTVDLGFKAVPRSGTRVALISVKPAAPVTLGTPALAYEARGGDGKMLAQKLSAEEQKKLDDQKAAEQKAAEQKAAEQKSTAQPGTTPPGTSTPPAGQTPPSNETPKADPPPTDGSGGGK, from the coding sequence ATGGCACATTCGCGTTTCGCTGCCCGGCGGGGGCTGAGCGTCCTGCTGGCCTGCGCGCTGCCCGTGGGGGCGCTCGTCGCCTGCGGGCAGGACCTCTCGGGCACGTCCAGCACCAGCGCCCGCGACGCGCTGTACTTCAACGAGCGCGCCAGCGGCCTGCCGCCCGTGTACCTCCAGGAGCCGTACACCGCGGCCATTGAGGTGGCGGGCGGCGCGGGACCGTACACGGTGCGCAAGATTGAGGGGACCCTCCCGCCCGGCCTGACCCTGAACGGCACGACCCTGAGCGGCACGCCCAGCAAGGCTGGGACGTACACGTTCACGCTGGAAGCCACTGACTCCACCCTGAGCAGCAAGCAGAAGTCCTACACGGTGAACGTGCAGGAACTGCCGCCCCTGAGCCTGGCCCTGACGCTGCCCAGCGGCCAGATCCGCGGTGAGACCCGCGTACCCGTGACCATCAGCGCGCCGCGCAGCGTGCGGGCCGCGCGCCTGACCTGGACCCTCCCGGCGAATGTGACGGTCACGCGCGTGCAGCCCGAAGGCGGGGCGCTGGTGTTCTGGCGGCAGGACGGGACGCGCCTGACGGTCGATCTGGGCTTCAAGGCCGTGCCGCGCAGCGGGACGCGCGTGGCACTGATCAGCGTGAAGCCCGCCGCGCCCGTCACGCTGGGGACACCTGCCCTGGCCTACGAGGCCCGTGGCGGGGACGGCAAGATGCTGGCGCAGAAACTGTCCGCCGAGGAGCAGAAGAAACTCGATGACCAGAAGGCCGCCGAGCAGAAAGCTGCCGAGCAGAAAGCAGCGGAGCAGAAGAGCACGGCTCAGCCGGGCACCACGCCGCCCGGGACCAGCACCCCGCCGGCCGGGCAGACCCCGCCCTCCAACGAGACGCCCAAGGCTGATCCGCCCCCCACGGACGGGTCAGGGGGGGGCAAGTGA
- a CDS encoding RNA-binding S4 domain-containing protein, translated as MTGEQGYPEQDTIDLQDFLKMRGMVETGGEAKFRVQGGEVRLNGEIETRRRKKLRRGDIVEYAGERVRVDF; from the coding sequence ATGACTGGCGAACAAGGCTACCCCGAGCAGGACACGATTGACCTTCAGGACTTCCTGAAGATGCGCGGCATGGTGGAAACCGGTGGCGAGGCGAAGTTCCGCGTGCAGGGCGGCGAGGTGCGCCTGAACGGTGAGATCGAGACGCGCCGCCGCAAGAAACTGCGCCGCGGCGACATCGTGGAGTACGCCGGGGAGCGCGTGCGGGTGGACTTCTAA
- a CDS encoding DMT family transporter has product MTRLKSAPAAFLSAAPLLFVLLWSTGFLGTKGAARNADPFAYLTVRFVLAAGLMALLTAALRAPWPTRAQAGRAAVTGLLLHAGYLGGVTTAIWLGLPAGVTSVLVGVQPLLTGLLSWPVLGERVTARQWSGLALGFVGVLLVMEGRVTGGLGSPAALGAAAFALICTTAGTLYQRRVGGDMPLLGGTAAQYVASAAALGAITLARGGGVIHWNAEFILSLTWLVLVLSVGAILLLMRLLRDLPAARVNSLFYLVPPLAVLESWLLYGERLSGVSLAGLALCVAGVALAAAPPRPR; this is encoded by the coding sequence ATGACCCGCCTGAAGTCCGCGCCCGCCGCCTTCCTGTCGGCGGCGCCGCTGCTGTTCGTGCTGCTCTGGAGCACCGGGTTCCTGGGGACCAAGGGCGCGGCCCGCAACGCCGATCCGTTCGCGTACCTGACGGTGCGGTTCGTGCTGGCCGCCGGGCTGATGGCGCTGCTCACGGCGGCGCTGCGGGCGCCGTGGCCCACGCGGGCGCAGGCGGGCCGCGCGGCCGTGACGGGTCTGCTGCTGCACGCCGGGTACCTGGGCGGCGTGACCACCGCCATCTGGCTGGGCCTCCCGGCGGGCGTGACGAGCGTGCTGGTGGGCGTGCAGCCCCTGCTGACCGGCCTGCTGTCCTGGCCGGTGCTGGGCGAGCGGGTCACGGCGCGGCAGTGGTCGGGTCTGGCCCTGGGCTTCGTGGGCGTGCTGCTGGTCATGGAGGGCCGCGTGACCGGCGGGCTCGGCAGTCCCGCCGCGCTGGGGGCCGCCGCGTTCGCGCTGATCTGCACCACGGCGGGCACGCTGTACCAGCGGCGCGTGGGCGGGGACATGCCGCTGCTGGGCGGCACGGCCGCGCAGTACGTGGCGAGTGCCGCCGCGCTGGGGGCCATCACGCTGGCGCGTGGGGGCGGCGTGATTCACTGGAACGCGGAATTCATCCTGTCGCTGACGTGGCTGGTGCTGGTGCTGTCGGTCGGGGCGATCCTGCTGCTCATGCGGCTGCTGCGGGACCTGCCGGCGGCGCGCGTGAACAGCCTGTTCTACCTGGTGCCGCCGCTGGCGGTGCTGGAAAGCTGGCTGCTGTACGGCGAGCGTCTGAGCGGCGTCT
- a CDS encoding DUF1684 domain-containing protein, with the protein MTASAYEAAVLDFRRRKDEHFAAGRGPVEPAAFRGLAYYPPDETWAFTVPLTPLPQDAGAEWTLETNTGETRTMARVGEILLPLPDGERTLTVFAPLGEERPERVFIPFRDATSGPETYGAGRYLDAPLDRQLGGDGALVRVDFNLAYHPYCAYGDGWTCPLPPRENWLPDAVTAGERLS; encoded by the coding sequence GTGACCGCCTCTGCGTACGAGGCGGCGGTGCTGGACTTCCGCCGCCGCAAGGACGAGCACTTCGCGGCGGGGCGCGGGCCGGTCGAACCGGCCGCGTTCCGGGGGCTGGCGTACTACCCGCCGGACGAGACGTGGGCGTTCACGGTGCCCCTGACGCCCCTGCCGCAGGACGCCGGGGCGGAGTGGACGCTGGAGACGAACACGGGCGAGACGCGCACCATGGCCCGCGTGGGCGAGATCCTGCTGCCCCTGCCGGACGGCGAGCGGACCCTGACGGTGTTCGCGCCGCTGGGTGAGGAGCGTCCGGAGCGGGTGTTCATTCCGTTCCGGGACGCCACCAGCGGCCCGGAGACGTACGGCGCGGGCCGCTACCTGGACGCGCCGCTGGACCGGCAGCTAGGTGGGGACGGAGCGCTGGTCCGTGTGGATTTCAACCTGGCGTACCACCCGTACTGCGCGTACGGGGACGGCTGGACGTGTCCACTGCCGCCCCGTGAGAACTGGCTGCCGGACGCGGTGACCGCAGGGGAGCGCCTGAGCTGA
- the gatB gene encoding Asp-tRNA(Asn)/Glu-tRNA(Gln) amidotransferase subunit GatB produces MAYQAVIGLEVHLQLKTKSKIFSACPQEYHGAQPNSFTDPFTLGLPGTLPTLNREAVELAMMFGLGLNCDVSGFTQFHRKNYFYPDAPKNFQLSQYDRPIARDGFLDVTLEDGSTHRIRIKRAHLEDDAGKLTHPTYAPYSMLDLNRAGSSLLEMVTEADIVSAEQARAFLESVQAIAQALGVSDATPEEGKMRCDVNLSLHKPGEPWGTKCEVKNLNSFRSVARAIEFESARQARILDAGGRITQDTLGWDEGGQKTFLMRTKEGEADYRYFPEPDLPPLDITPEWIARVRERMPELPAQKLERYLAAGVRAADAQTLSLSVPLSHFFDEALTAQPQAGAQPDAQKLDAQKLANWLLGDVSGLLAAREETLDGSALRPAHLAALVGLIDAGTISGKIAKDLLPDVLAGQDPAALVQERGLSVVTDTAAIDAAIDAAMAADPATVEKVRGGNAKAMNALFGPVMKAMGGQAKPEVVRERLTAKLGLS; encoded by the coding sequence ATGGCGTATCAGGCGGTCATTGGTCTGGAAGTTCACCTGCAACTGAAGACGAAATCGAAGATCTTCAGCGCGTGCCCGCAGGAGTATCACGGCGCGCAGCCGAATTCGTTCACGGACCCGTTCACGCTGGGCCTGCCCGGCACCCTGCCGACCCTGAACCGCGAGGCGGTGGAACTCGCCATGATGTTCGGCCTGGGCCTGAACTGCGACGTCTCGGGCTTCACGCAGTTCCACCGGAAGAACTACTTCTACCCGGACGCCCCGAAGAACTTCCAGCTGTCCCAGTACGACCGGCCCATCGCGCGCGACGGGTTCCTGGACGTGACGCTGGAGGACGGCAGCACGCACCGCATCCGCATCAAGCGCGCGCACCTGGAGGACGACGCGGGGAAACTCACGCACCCCACGTACGCGCCGTACTCGATGCTGGACCTGAACCGCGCCGGGTCCAGCCTGCTGGAGATGGTCACCGAGGCCGACATCGTGAGCGCCGAGCAGGCCCGCGCGTTCCTGGAGAGCGTGCAGGCCATCGCGCAGGCGCTGGGCGTCAGTGACGCCACGCCCGAGGAAGGCAAGATGCGCTGCGACGTGAACCTCAGCCTGCACAAACCAGGCGAGCCGTGGGGCACGAAGTGCGAGGTGAAGAACCTCAACTCGTTCCGCTCGGTGGCGCGCGCCATCGAGTTCGAGTCTGCCCGGCAGGCGCGCATCCTGGACGCCGGGGGGCGCATCACGCAGGACACCCTCGGCTGGGACGAGGGCGGGCAGAAGACGTTCCTGATGCGCACCAAGGAGGGCGAGGCCGACTACCGCTACTTCCCCGAGCCGGACCTGCCGCCGCTGGACATCACGCCCGAGTGGATCGCCCGCGTCCGTGAGCGGATGCCCGAGCTGCCCGCGCAGAAGCTGGAGCGGTACCTCGCGGCGGGCGTGCGCGCGGCGGACGCGCAGACCCTGAGTCTGAGCGTGCCCCTGTCGCACTTTTTCGACGAGGCCCTGACCGCGCAACCCCAGGCCGGTGCGCAGCCGGACGCCCAGAAGCTCGACGCGCAGAAACTCGCGAACTGGCTGCTGGGCGACGTGTCCGGCCTGCTCGCCGCGCGCGAGGAGACGCTGGACGGCAGCGCCCTGCGACCCGCGCACCTCGCCGCGCTGGTGGGCCTGATCGACGCGGGCACCATCAGCGGCAAGATTGCCAAGGACCTGCTGCCCGACGTCCTGGCTGGGCAGGACCCCGCCGCCCTGGTGCAGGAGCGCGGCCTGAGCGTCGTGACTGACACGGCCGCCATCGACGCTGCCATCGACGCCGCGATGGCCGCCGACCCCGCCACCGTGGAGAAGGTGCGCGGCGGGAACGCGAAGGCCATGAACGCGCTGTTCGGACCGGTCATGAAGGCCATGGGCGGGCAGGCCAAGCCGGAGGTGGTGCGCGAGCGCCTGACCGCGAAACTGGGCCTGTCATGA
- a CDS encoding ComF family protein: MTALIGPALLAALRTLLPRACPGCSAQLGPQPGLCPACHAALRPQVQAHSPLRPRPEPHLVTLGPYSGVRRRAVRELKFAQARDLAALLGGALASGVPAEWDVQAVVPVPLHPARQRQRGFNQAELLGRALAGALAVPCVPALTRTRATAQQARRHGAQREDLRGAFRAHEGFLPTGAVLLVDDVLTTGFTALACQDALLQAGAAQVYVAVVAR; this comes from the coding sequence ATGACGGCCCTGATCGGTCCAGCCCTGCTGGCTGCGCTGCGCACCCTGCTGCCCCGCGCCTGCCCTGGCTGCAGCGCGCAACTGGGCCCGCAGCCGGGCCTGTGCCCGGCGTGCCACGCGGCCCTGCGCCCCCAGGTGCAGGCGCACAGCCCGCTGCGCCCACGCCCTGAACCGCACCTCGTGACCCTCGGCCCGTACAGCGGCGTGCGGCGCCGGGCCGTGCGGGAACTGAAGTTCGCTCAGGCCCGCGACCTGGCCGCGCTGCTGGGCGGGGCGCTCGCGTCCGGCGTGCCCGCCGAGTGGGACGTGCAGGCCGTCGTCCCCGTGCCGCTGCACCCGGCCCGGCAGCGCCAGCGCGGCTTCAATCAGGCGGAACTGCTGGGCCGCGCGCTGGCGGGCGCCCTGGCCGTCCCGTGCGTGCCCGCCCTGACCCGCACCCGCGCCACGGCGCAGCAGGCCCGGCGGCACGGCGCGCAGCGCGAGGACCTTCGCGGCGCCTTCCGCGCCCACGAGGGCTTCCTGCCCACCGGGGCGGTGCTGCTCGTCGATGACGTGCTGACTACCGGTTTCACCGCCCTGGCCTGTCAGGACGCCCTGCTTCAGGCGGGCGCGGCGCAGGTGTACGTCGCCGTTGTCGCCCGCTGA
- a CDS encoding DUF1648 domain-containing protein encodes MRPWLALLPFPLTFALAAWSLPQQPARLPTHWGVDGQPDAWGSAAQALFQLPTLMLPAALLLLYLGQVPSQRRNTPLLQLVALGLGLLALTQTAALAFEWNTIRALLVGLGLLFTMIGNVMGRAHPSAFVGLRTPWVYLSRRAWHASQRRSGVWFVGLGVGLLLAALLVPTAWLTPWVAPYALLAAVALMLGVLTYASYRDWKTDPEPQPVQL; translated from the coding sequence ATGCGCCCCTGGCTTGCCCTGCTCCCCTTCCCGCTGACCTTCGCCCTGGCCGCCTGGAGCCTCCCGCAGCAGCCCGCCCGGTTGCCCACCCACTGGGGCGTGGACGGTCAGCCCGACGCCTGGGGCAGCGCCGCACAGGCCCTGTTCCAGCTGCCCACGCTGATGCTGCCCGCCGCCCTGCTCCTGCTGTACCTGGGCCAGGTCCCGTCCCAGCGCCGGAATACGCCCCTCCTGCAACTGGTCGCGCTGGGCCTGGGCCTGCTGGCCCTCACCCAGACAGCCGCGCTGGCCTTCGAGTGGAACACCATCCGCGCCCTGCTGGTCGGCCTGGGGCTGCTGTTCACGATGATCGGCAACGTGATGGGCCGCGCGCACCCCAGTGCGTTCGTGGGCCTGCGCACCCCCTGGGTGTACCTGAGCCGCCGCGCGTGGCACGCCTCGCAGCGCCGCAGCGGCGTGTGGTTCGTCGGCCTGGGCGTGGGCCTGCTGCTCGCCGCGCTGCTGGTGCCCACCGCGTGGCTGACCCCGTGGGTGGCCCCCTACGCCCTGCTGGCCGCCGTGGCCCTCATGCTGGGGGTCCTGACGTACGCCTCCTACCGCGACTGGAAGACCGACCCGGAGCCGCAACCCGTCCAGCTGTAA
- a CDS encoding VOC family protein: MTGRLSPAHHIRLARPSLDLDAAQRFYADGLGLRVLHRSAHDEFAALLMLGFPGAAWHLELTQAHHLHVAPTPTAEDLLVLYLDGPVPPDLIRRLEAHGGGRVAALNPYWDRWGVTVRDPDGFRLVLCERVWRSAP, encoded by the coding sequence GTGACCGGCCGCCTCTCCCCTGCCCATCACATCCGGCTGGCGCGGCCCAGTCTGGATCTGGACGCCGCGCAGCGCTTCTACGCGGACGGCCTGGGCCTGCGCGTGCTGCACCGCAGTGCCCACGACGAGTTCGCCGCGCTGCTGATGCTGGGCTTCCCCGGCGCGGCGTGGCACCTGGAACTCACGCAGGCCCATCACCTCCACGTGGCGCCCACCCCTACCGCCGAGGACCTGCTCGTGCTCTACCTGGACGGCCCGGTTCCGCCCGACCTGATCCGGCGGCTGGAGGCGCACGGGGGCGGGCGCGTCGCGGCGCTGAACCCGTACTGGGACCGCTGGGGCGTGACGGTGCGCGACCCGGACGGCTTCCGGCTGGTGCTGTGTGAGCGGGTGTGGCGGAGCGCCCCGTGA
- a CDS encoding DUF1697 domain-containing protein, with product MIFVALLHAVNLGARRKVPMADLRALLSSLGLEGVRTYIQSGNAVFGAGPDPALRGRLEAALEAQFGFPVPVTLRTAHEWREAARDCPAHLRDEAVVLAFLRDPPDPARVAALRGRDVAPERWEIVGQTLCQTVPDGVRNMKLSSGVIERTLGVKVTVRNERTVQAIAAMLDT from the coding sequence ATGATCTTCGTGGCGCTGCTGCACGCCGTGAACCTGGGCGCGAGGCGCAAGGTGCCCATGGCGGACCTGCGCGCCCTGCTGAGCAGCCTGGGGCTGGAGGGGGTCCGCACGTACATCCAGAGCGGGAACGCCGTGTTCGGCGCTGGACCGGATCCGGCGCTGCGCGGGCGGCTGGAGGCGGCGCTGGAAGCGCAGTTCGGCTTCCCGGTGCCGGTGACACTCCGCACGGCGCACGAGTGGCGGGAGGCGGCCAGGGACTGCCCCGCGCACCTGCGGGATGAGGCGGTCGTGCTGGCGTTCCTGCGCGACCCGCCCGACCCGGCGCGCGTGGCGGCCCTGCGGGGGCGGGACGTCGCCCCGGAACGCTGGGAGATCGTGGGTCAGACGCTGTGCCAGACGGTCCCCGACGGCGTGCGGAACATGAAACTGTCCTCGGGCGTGATCGAGCGGACGCTGGGCGTGAAGGTCACCGTCCGGAACGAGCGGACCGTGCAGGCCATCGCGGCGATGCTGGACACCTGA
- a CDS encoding M15 family metallopeptidase — MQRRAAWTWMLGAGLTALGWTSAAALTPTESAAAQRLVAAYPAFLRGVEGGALVWREGTRTPLTRSAAQTYAARLNAPGLLDQLDAAYPACAPLTAPAYLSDPGRARFEPLFRKMYGASEAAVRAGLVTVNWFGQPLQVTRVNGAADSLRAVAQDLAAHPEWRPFLTPSAGTFLWRAVAGTPRRSVHSFGAAIDLNTARAAYWQWSGFREGQRGIPWRNQFPAGLVHTFERRGWIWGGRWYHLDTMHFEYRPELTGACATGR; from the coding sequence ATGCAGAGACGTGCCGCGTGGACCTGGATGCTGGGGGCCGGACTGACCGCGCTGGGGTGGACATCCGCGGCCGCCCTGACGCCCACCGAGTCGGCCGCGGCGCAGCGGCTGGTGGCGGCGTACCCGGCGTTCCTGCGCGGCGTGGAGGGCGGCGCGCTGGTGTGGCGGGAAGGGACGCGCACACCCCTGACCCGCAGCGCCGCTCAGACGTACGCGGCGCGGCTGAACGCCCCGGGTCTGCTCGACCAGCTGGACGCCGCGTACCCCGCCTGCGCGCCCCTGACGGCGCCCGCGTACCTGAGCGACCCGGGCCGCGCCCGCTTCGAGCCCCTCTTCCGGAAGATGTACGGCGCGTCTGAGGCCGCCGTACGCGCCGGGCTGGTCACCGTCAACTGGTTCGGGCAGCCCCTGCAGGTCACGCGCGTGAACGGGGCGGCCGACTCGCTGCGGGCCGTCGCGCAAGACCTTGCGGCGCACCCCGAATGGCGTCCCTTCCTCACGCCCAGCGCGGGCACGTTCCTGTGGCGCGCGGTGGCGGGCACGCCCCGGCGCAGCGTTCACTCGTTCGGCGCGGCCATCGACCTGAACACCGCCCGCGCCGCGTACTGGCAGTGGAGCGGCTTCCGCGAGGGGCAGCGCGGCATTCCCTGGCGCAACCAGTTCCCGGCGGGACTGGTGCACACCTTCGAGCGGCGCGGGTGGATCTGGGGTGGGCGCTGGTACCACCTCGACACCATGCACTTCGAGTACCGCCCGGAACTCACGGGGGCGTGCGCCACCGGGCGCTGA
- a CDS encoding GNAT family N-acetyltransferase, with protein sequence MTLRPVTPTDAATVAAHRFPDARDFPERPVYATWVAGAIRDGRYLGFLREDGGEVIAGAGVTLLHWGPTRGDPQPWRARVVNVWTHPDCRRAGHARTLVTACLDAVRSRGITRVSLGSSDMARPLYEALGFTASAHEMTRVLD encoded by the coding sequence ATGACCCTGCGCCCGGTTACGCCCACTGATGCCGCTACCGTCGCCGCGCACCGCTTCCCGGACGCCCGCGACTTTCCCGAGCGGCCCGTGTACGCCACGTGGGTGGCCGGTGCCATCCGGGACGGACGGTACCTGGGGTTTCTGCGTGAGGACGGGGGAGAGGTGATCGCCGGAGCGGGCGTGACCCTGCTGCACTGGGGGCCCACGCGGGGTGATCCGCAGCCGTGGCGGGCGCGGGTGGTGAATGTCTGGACGCACCCGGACTGTCGCCGCGCTGGGCACGCCCGCACGCTGGTGACGGCCTGCCTGGACGCCGTGCGCTCGCGCGGGATCACGCGCGTCAGCCTGGGCAGCAGCGACATGGCCCGGCCGCTGTACGAGGCGCTGGGTTTCACGGCCAGCGCGCATGAGATGACCCGCGTGCTCGACTGA
- a CDS encoding autorepressor SdpR family transcription factor: MNEVFKALSDPTRRDILAALRQDEQTAGQLADRFPLSKSTLSGHFAVLKAADLIDSEKRGTTIIYRLNTTVFQDVLSHMLNLFGPTSAPPTQKENP; the protein is encoded by the coding sequence ATGAACGAGGTCTTCAAAGCACTCTCCGACCCCACCCGGCGCGACATTCTCGCCGCCCTGCGCCAGGACGAACAGACCGCCGGGCAGCTCGCCGACCGCTTCCCCCTCAGCAAGAGCACCCTGAGCGGCCACTTCGCCGTGCTGAAAGCCGCCGACCTGATCGACAGCGAGAAACGCGGCACCACCATCATCTACCGCCTGAACACCACCGTCTTCCAGGACGTCCTGAGCCACATGCTCAATCTGTTCGGCCCCACCAGCGCCCCCCCCACCCAGAAGGAGAACCCCTGA
- the soxR gene encoding redox-sensitive transcriptional activator SoxR — protein MPTPLTPAQLAARSGLSVPTLHHYEREGLITAARTSGNQRRYPPDTLRRLAFIRAAARVGVPLAEIRAALDTLPGGRPPSAQDWAALSATWRAALDARIATLTRLRDDLDGCIACGCLSLDRCALHNPGDALGRTLPGGSQLLGDA, from the coding sequence ATGCCCACGCCCCTCACGCCCGCCCAGCTCGCCGCCCGCAGCGGCCTGAGCGTCCCCACCCTCCACCACTACGAACGCGAGGGCCTGATCACCGCCGCGCGCACCAGCGGCAACCAGCGCCGCTACCCGCCCGACACGCTGCGCCGCCTCGCGTTCATCCGCGCCGCCGCCCGCGTCGGCGTGCCCCTCGCCGAGATCCGCGCCGCGCTCGACACCCTCCCCGGCGGCCGCCCGCCCAGCGCGCAGGACTGGGCGGCCCTGTCCGCCACGTGGCGCGCCGCGCTGGACGCCCGCATCGCCACCCTGACCCGCCTGCGCGACGACCTCGACGGGTGCATCGCCTGCGGCTGCCTCAGCCTGGACCGCTGCGCGCTGCACAACCCCGGCGACGCGCTGGGCCGCACCCTGCCCGGCGGCAGTCAGCTGCTGGGAGACGCATGA